The nucleotide sequence GCAGCAGCCCCTGGGCACCGCCATGAGCCATGGCCTCTGCAGAAGACGCGACCGCCAGCACGGCCGGCCTGGGCAGGGAGGCCcgggacccaggtgcccctccagggtCCTGCTGACAGTGATATGACACGTCCCACCACCAGCCAGTTGCTCTGCTGGAGGAGCTGGGGACAAAGACAGCTTGGAGGAGCCCAACAACGGAGGGCTGCCAGCTCGCTCCTTGTCTCACGCACCCCAAGGGAGAGTCTGTTTCCCATGAGGTTTAGAGGTTCTGACTCCTTCTTCTGAAAGCATCCATCCTCCCCTGCACGGATCCCCGAAGCGCACGCTCAGACAAACCCACCCCACCTGCATACACACCCCCAACCCCTACACACATACGTACACATACGAGAGTGCCCATACACTCATACCCACTCAcacccttcacacacacacacccccttccacGATGAGATGCCTTGTCGCCCGCAGGCTTCTCCAAACCTGGGTCAAGAAGCCAGAGAAAGCCTTCACGAGCCACCCAGGGTAGCTGCTGACCCTAAGAAGCAGCGGCCTCACTTCTAACCCAGCacgtctcctcccctcctcccctgtgTGAAGGTGAGTCCAGCGTGCAGCTGGCGGGTGTTCTCACCCTCCGACCGAGCCCCGGGTTGGACCACCTCCCCGGGGCTTTCTTGATTAACCATGTCTGGCTGAGCGAGCCGAAGGCAAGTGACGATGAGGCCCACAGGCTGGTGCTCACCCCTGCGACCCAGCCAGGAGGGCTGGGCATTTGGTTCTCACTCCAAGGGTGGTGCGGAGCCATCCGAGGACTCCTTAAATCGAGAACTCCTGCCTTACCCCTCGTCCGGTCCCACAAGCTCCAGCCAGCAAGTCTACAGAGAGGAATTCAGGGAGGGATGGAGCTTCCTGGAGTCAAAAGGGTCCCGAGAAGCATGGACCCCTCTGGCTCTCCCATCCATGAGTGCCGAGCGtgccctgtctgcctgcctttctggccATGACTGGCTTCAGCGCCACATggccccctcctgcccacccacccccaccgtACAAAGCTGCTAACCGCTGCTGCCTGCTTCCCACCATTAGGACCTCGATCTCCCATAACAGCAGGTGGGTCTCCTGTTGGTGGCAGGGCGAAGGGGCATAAATGAGCCCAAATGAGCATCTCGGCCCCAGGCAGATGGGGACACACAGGGTCCTTGCCCCTTCCGGGCCCCATCTCCTCTCCTCGGAGGGCGGACTGTGCAAGTGATAAGGACGAGAGATACCGTTGCCTGGGGGACTCCAGAGAAGCCTGGGTATTGACCCCACCACTGGGGAAAAGCAAGCCCTGGGCCACCTGGAGGGTGACGGTGGGCCCCAGAGGAAAGACCACCAGCTCCGGAGTTGGAAGACTGAGTCTTGGTCCTGCAACAAAGCCCAAAACTCCACTGCCCGAATCCAGCCGAGGTCCCGAAGGAGGTAAGAGGGTCTCCGAGCGGTCACGGTCACGTATCTGTGCGCAGCACTCGGCGGAGGTGGTCCCTCCTCGAAGCACACGAGCTTTGACTCAACTCACAGTACAGTCAGACGTGGTGTTCTTGATGGCCAGCCAGAGAGGCTGGATTTGGCGCCTGGGGGTGCTGTTGTTACAGGAATGTAcaggggcagcagggagcagtGACAGATGGGAACGGCTGGGTCCCCGGTGTCCAGTCACTGCAATGGGCCCCGCCGGCCCAAGAGATTTTGGCAGACAGAGCTCCGGACTCCAGACCCCCGGGATCCGAGGTGCCTTCAAGGTGAATGTCTCGCTTCCGGAAGTTCATGCGAGATGCGGCTGGATGAGAATGTTCCACTCCTGTCCCCAGTCCCTGGGCCCTGCCTCGTCTTGTCTTCCTCCTTACCTGCTCTGATGCTGACTGTGCAGGCCTGCAGGGGCCAGGGGGAGAGGGCCGGGCTGGTGGTGTGTGCACCGGGccggggaggaaggggaggcagcagATGGCCAGGGTAGGGGGAAGAACTGCCTGAGTATGTCAGGCCCAGCGGGTGGGAGGCAGGTCACTCAGGGCATGGGGAGGGGGCGCTGAGTCACTGCGCACGTGCGCCAGCCCCCAGCCAGAGGACAGCAAGAAGACAAAAGGCACTACTGGGGCttggagggaggggagcagagctggcagaggggggaggaagcccaaccctgcagaggggaggggccaAGCAATTAAAACCCCTGCTGTCTCGTGGTAAAGCAGATTCTACCTCCCTTACCCAGGCGGAGAGAAAAAAAAACGGAGTCCACTGAAATTCTCCATAGTGTTTGCTAATCTAAAAGGTAGGATCTGggggccccagggtggctcagtcagttaagcatccaactcccgatttcagctcagatcatgatctcagggctgggaAATCAACCCCCCccaactctgtgctcagcggggagtctgcttaggattctctctccttctgccccgcccctctgccccagctcaagctctcttaaataaataaacaaatagatagaAGTAAGAATCTGGCAAGTCTGTGTCAACAAGCCTCCATTCAAGCCACAGAAGGTCATGGAAGAGTGACTACGCACCACAGGGGAGCGAGATGAGGGAGACAAGACGACGGCTCCCTGCTCTgatgtgtgtgcaagtgtgcacGTGCTCGTGCACAAGGTCCTCACACACATGCGGGGGCACATGCACGCATAAACACCAACACTAACCTGTCTAGAGCAGAAAGCAGAAACGTAAATCGGAAAGGTCCAGCTGCAGGGcgggggcagggaagaaggatCTAGGGTGGCCTGCGATGCTGTCAGGGGAGGTGGCGTTCGAACTGGGGCCCGAGTGAGGAGCAGGAAGGGCTGAGCTGGGAGAGGAACAGCAGCAGCGTGTGGCTCGAGGGAGCTCCCTGCGAGCTCGAGGAACACCAAGGGGGGCTGGAACCCCAGCCAACTCTCTTCCCTGGCCGGGACTCAAGTTTGCTCCCGTGACACAGACGGTCTGACTCCTTCTGGCTCAGATCCCATAGGAAAGTCACTTCCCCCACTCCTTGGTCCTCCAGGCAGACCCGGCACCTCGGGATGGATCACCTGAGGTAGCAGCGCCCAGGGAGAGGAGGTGTCGCTGACTCCAGGGCAGCAAGCACCCGGCTGCACATGAGGGGACTGGGCTGCAGACAGTACGCTGTTGTGCTAAGGCAGCCGCTCGTCATGACCCCCACCGGGGAGGCCCCTGTGCacaggggagggggacagggacgGGGTGGTGTTCTATGCATCTGTGGGCCGTGGGAGGCTGCTGAGCCTCTCTTCTTGGAAAGTCAACAGATAAGGTGCGAAATGGGAAGAAAACCCTCAGTCATACACACATCGCTCAgagcatggagagagagagcagaaccGCTGACACCCAGAAGCCCTGTCTCCCAAGAATGTggctgcagggagagagggggacagcCGGGGGACTACTGTCTTTCTTAACAGGCTTGTAGCACGTTTGATGTTTTGAACCACGTGTGTGTATTACCtcgataaaaattttaaaaggtggtTGTGGATGTAGGAAGCCCTAACCTTTCTTTCCAAACATAAAGCCATGTCAGGAGGCAGGCACGGCACTCCTGACTCTTGGGGTGCGGGagcaccccctctcccaacctcctCTCTTTCCCCAGTTCTCTCGGATTTCCACCCTCCTTCGTAGCACTCAGGTTTTAAAagcaccttatttatttatttgcgtagcagctatttttaaaaaaagattttacttattttgagagagagagtgagagagagcctgagccggggcgtggggtggggggtggatggagggagagaagcgAACTCCCCACTCAGCCAGAAGtgggatgcagggcttgatccaaagaCCCCGGAATGGggacctgacctgaaggtagaCGCCTaccggactgagccatccaggtacgtGCGCGCGCACGGGTATGTGTTATATAATCCACGTACCCCACTAGGGAAGGGGTGAGGTCTTCTCCTGTGTGTCTCTATCCCTCGCACCTAGTCTAGTCCCCAGCATACAGTAGGCGCTCCATACGTGTTTGAAGTCCAAGCCGAGGAGTACCAAGGCCCGGTGACAGTGTGTGTGCCCGGGCACGCTCGGAACAGAGCTCATTCTCACAAGCAGCACGCTTGCCCCCCGCCTGCAAGCAACAGTTTGCGGGACTGGCCACAGCCCATTTGCAGCCTCTTATCTCCTGTCTGCCAGTACCTTGTAAATCAGAGTGAGACGGCCATCAAGAGGCTTAATGGCAAATCGATGGCAGAAGGTGAAGGTCCGTGCCATGCACAGAtggccagaggaggaggaaaggtgcTCTTGGTGCGCCTGGGGTGCGGGGGTGACTCACGGCAGGGGGCCTGGTGGGGATGGGCGTCATCTCTCTGCAGCACAAGTGTTCTCTTCATGAACGAGGTGGCTGTCAGAGAAGGTGCAAACGTGCCCCAGGACAGAGTCCATGGGCCTGTGATCTTCCTCCCGCCAACCTGGCAGGGCTCTGAGGCTTGGGCCTCCTCCCTGTGTCCTGGCCTTTTGTCTTGGTGACTCCCACCAATCACTGCTTGTtggaggtctcctccctgtcccgGACCAACATCTTCTTTCCTTGTGTCTGCTTTCCATTATTTCCCCTGGATTGTCCCTCTGGACACTCTTCTCCCGAGGGTGGTCTGTTCAACACCGACTGTTCCCCGCTACGAGGTGTGCGTCTCGAGGGCGGGGACTGTGCCCAAAGCACCCACGACGGGATCCCCCATGCCAAGCACAGCCCCACTGCCTGACCTAGACCTTGGCAAGCATTTCCGTCAGCATTTATACCTCTGAGCAGTGAAATGTCCTACTGGCTGTCCCCTGGCCATCTAGGGatggaaacagaggctcaggagCTGGCAGAGACTAAGAGGACCCTCGTATTCCGGGTAAGGAAACAGGGGAAGGCAGTGTCCCTCACTGAGCTGGGAGGCAGCTGAGGACAGAGCTCGGAGGTCTGGACTCCCAGTCCCGGTTCTCGGAACAACTCCAGGCTGTCTGAGGCCATGTGCGTGCcagacctgggggcggggaggaggcctGAGGGGAGGCACGAGGGTACAGAGCACCCAAAGGCTCTGGGGCTCCATCACCCTTGCAGCTGGGAATAAAGGAGCCTGAAGGGCACAATGCCCTTCAggctgacccttggtttcagctcaggtcatgatctcggggtcttgggatctaaccccacatcaggctcaatgctcagctcggagtctgcttgggactctctctcaaataaacaaaccttaaaaggaaaaaaagaagctgcTCATGGCATGCTTATGGCAAGGAcgccactgaagggtgagctgtGTGGGTTCCCATGGCCGGGTACCCGGCAGAGTTTGGGGTCATTGGCAGGGGACCTGGGAGCCACTGCATGAGCTAGTCCCAGGGTGAGCAGCTTCCCTTCTGAGCCCCTTGGTCTGATGAACTCCCTTCCCCTTCCAAGAAACCTCTCAGGGCCCTGGGTCTGGGGGAGATGCCCCTTCTTGGGCTCCCCGCTTTAGAGCACCCCCAAACCCCAGGGCACCACAATCACCCAGTTCAGAGCTGGGACTCTGGGTGCATTTGCTGACTCACAGGCTGCAGTTTGATTCACTGAGTCTGTGAAGAGGAAGTGCTGGTTTGACCCCATCTCCCAAGGTCATGGCCAGTGAGAGCACCGCAGGGTACATCTTCTgcacctgctcctgcctcctccctttcCTGTGGAGGCCTGTGGACCCTGCAGCCTGCATCCCTGATGCCAAGCCAAGCTGGCGTCTCCAGAGCCACCTTGCTACCCCACTGGTTCTAGAACCATCCTCCCAGCAATCTGGCTCCCAAAGGCTGTGTTGGGGCCATTCACAAGGATCTCTCGGAAATCCTCCCCTAGGACTCCAGGCTgtgagagttaaaaaaaagacCCAGGTTTATCACTGACTTTTCCTTTTAATGGTTTTACAGTGACATGaaatgcttttgtttcctgagagaaGAGGCATGTTTCAAATGAATTATTAACCAAAAAGAATTGGCCGTGAGCAAGAAATCCTCCATTGACTCTGGAGACAAATGCAGACAGACAGCTGGCTGGCAAGATGCTATCTCTTACCGCCCCCGGCAGAGGTCAGCCTGGGCAGCGGCAGGGGCCATCTGCTCCCCGACACAGCTCTAACTTGGgctgcccccttctccctcccccgaggggttaagcctctcccaCACAGGCCTCCTTTCAGGCCAGTTCTGGGAGTGTTGACCTCTGTTTCTGCCTCCACTTGACCCTGAATGAGCCCCTTCCAGTCACAGTCTGTCCTCGTGGGCTGGGATGCTGAGGGCTGGGTCTTCTTCCCCTGTGCCGGGGCCGGCGAGGGGCTGTGGCGGAGCGGACACCGTGCTCGGGGTCCTCGTCTCTACATCTGCCCCCAGCACCCACTCCgtcctccccctgccctgtgcCCTGGGAGGCTGACGCCTACCACTGCGTGTCCTGGGCGCCCCTGTTCCTCAGGTTTGGCCAGTGAGAGGCACCCTCAGGAGACgagggagggtggagagggtGGGCTGTGTCTCCCCTACCTTTCCTGTTTGGGGGCCCATCTCCATCTGTTCCAACCACAGCTCCTGCTAAGCGGCCCCTCTTGAGTCTCCTCAGGCTCTCCAGGCTCTCTAGTTCCTGTGGCACCATTTCCTCCCCTTGCCCTGGTCCTCAGGGCGCTGATTGCCCCCACTGCTACTGGTCCCGGAGTGCTTCACCCACCCCCTTTATTCCCAGGACCAGCCCGAACTCCTGGAGGaagccccacccacacccccccaTGGGAGCCACGCCCACACCCAGCGAAGGAGCCCCGCCCACACTCCTGGAGGAAGCCCCGCCCACACCTCTGGAAATGAGCTTCGCCCACATCCCTGGAAGGGATCCACTGAACCATGGGgcctgagttctgtgtctttccaGGCCATTGACAGATCCCGGAACCAAGAGCTCAGAGCCTGTGCAAGGGGACAGAGCGCAGACAGGAGGCCCCTAAGGCTGCTCTGAGGGGAGGTGAAGGTGCACCCCCCACGCCCTCCTGGGAGACCCCCAGCTCCGCTGAAACCAAGCCCACCACAGCCACAGTCAGCTAGTAATGTGAGTTAGCTCTCCTCTTGCCCTCCTGATGTTGGAACAGACAGCACGTTTCTTCAGAAGTTTGGGGCAGACAGGGAAGTGGCCTGAGAATGCTGCCTGTCTCTGAGGGGAAGGCCAGTGGGAGGGGCGTCCTTGAGGGGGACAGTGGCCCCCTCCCTAGCAGGGCTACTGGTGAGTCTTGGATGCCCTTCCTGGCAAACCTCCAGTAGCTCCCTTTGCCTTCCAAGTCCCAGCAAGCTGCTCGCCTTGGCGGGccaagcccctcccccatcagGCACACCCTCCAACCTCATCTCCCACAGCCCTAGAGCTTCCTGGTGTCCTGGCGCCTCGGCTCACACAGGTGCCTTGGTCTGGAaagcctccctgctctgcttctcaaaAGTGTCCTCCCACAGcagcaggctctcagctcaaATGCTCTATCATCTGGATCCGAGTTAGCCATGACTCTTCTGGGCACTGCCACAGGCTGCCAGCAAGCCCCCCATAGCCTCCACCACCCGCCTTGTACTGCGGTCATGGTCATGTGCGTATCTACCCCCCACCGCCCTTCAGTCAGGTGAGCTGCCACAGGCACAGTCTGAATCTTATCTGTCTCTGTCCTCAGAGAGCCcgacacacagtaggtgcccgTGAGCCACCTGGGAATCAGACTGGCTGTGTCCCCGGGGAGTCTTCCAATGCATCTACTTTGGTTTCCAAGGCCAGGCCTCCCCCTGAACTGCAGGGTCTGGAAGACTCGGGCCTTTCTGTCTGCATCCTCCTATCCTCTAAGGAGCACAGCCATGCCCCAGGTACCCGGGTGCCCTTGAGGAAGGGCAGCCCGGACTAATGAGGTCTATTCTTCGGTCAGTACGAGTGATACAGAGGCACGGTCAGGGCTGGGCTTTGGAGTCATGTTCAAGTCTGGAGTCCACTGTTCCCTGGTTGTACCATCCTGGGCAGTTCCCTTCACCCCCTTTGAACGTggttcctcgtctgtaaaatgcaGCAGATTGGAAAAAGGTGCGACAAAGATGAACGAAGGGAATGTTAGGGGGCCCAggagccccccgcccctcccccacttgctggAGACGCTGGGCCACAGCTACTCCCTTGTGGCTTGTCATGGTTTTTGGACATTATCTGGCAGCTTGAGAGTAGGGGGTGGAAGGGGCTCTTGGCCAGGACGGAGATCCCCAGGGCTTGGCCGGTCTACCTGGAGCTGCTGTGCCTGGGCCCTGTCCTCCTCGTGTCTTGCCATCTGGCCGGTCCCCCTCCGCGCCTCGTTGTCAGACTTTTAACCTGATATTTTACTCTTTCTGCTTTTGAATCATTCAAGTGAAATCACATAGAACAATGAATCAAAAGGATAAAGTGAAATAGTTTAGATGTTAGGATTGTTCTTAATAGAGACCCCCTAACTTTGGGCCTCTGGGAAATTTCAAAACCTTTATTAGAAATATAATGAACAATGCCTAGGACCTTTAGGTGTTTTgcaacatttttgtttgtcttttgacACTATCTTCCCCCGAGTTCTGGGGAAGCTGGGGTGAGGGGACATTTTTTGGAGGCCGGGCAGCCTGGAGGTCAGGGGACCTACGGGGGAGGTGCTATGCCGTCATTCCTGTGGGGGTAGGAGGCGTTCACCCCACGGCCCATTCTACCAGACTTAGGGGCCCCAGATACAGCTTAAACCTCCTCAGACCCCAAAGGCAGCCACACTCAGCTGCAGACCCCAGCTCTACAAGGCGGGTAGTGACTGGTGATCATTTTTGAAAGGCAGAGTGAGTtggtccttttttgttttgaacCGGTGTCTGCATTTAGAAGCCAAACCAATATGGCGCCTCTCTCCGGTGGCTCCATCCCCAACCTTGCAAGGATATGCAGACTCCCGGGTCCTAGGCGCCTGGAGTGAGGTCCCCAAGGCAGGGCCTGTTATTTCCAGGTGGGGTcactatagatagatagatagatagatagatagatagacaggcATTCACTATACATTTTTTCTGCTTATTAAATGCTTAACAATGTTCAGGGCTTGAAGAAACATGTAGGGGTGGACAGAGTGGCCCCCGGCCCGGGCAGAGCCCCCTCCAGGCTCAGAGCCCTGTGAGCACTCACCTTTTGATGGCTTTGTAGCAAATGATGACGAGCACGGTGAGAAACACCAGGGAAGCGCAACATACCGCGATGACGATGGCCAGCCCCGACCACCAGCTTTCCTCCGCGGGGCACGAGGTAGAGTTGGGGGCTGAAAGACAGTAACATGCTGAATCtccctggggtgggaggagcaggtggcGGCTGTGTCAGAGAGGGACCGTTGTGGGTGACACGAAGGGTGTGGCCTCCCCCTCATCCCTCCTTTCCAGGATGAAGGCTCTGGGACCTGTCCCGCcgtctccacccccaccccgccggcAGGTGACATCATGGCTGGCCCCCGGCCAGACACGTGCTCCGAGCAGGGGTGAAGCGCCGAGGCCCGGGCCATCCATCCTCCCTTGGCATGAGCTAACTGACAGCAGGGTCAGGTTTAATTTCCCATGAAAAATAACAGAACATCTCATTCTCTCAGTTGAGGCATTAAATCCACTTCctcccagggtgggggtggggagcagggctcCCAGGACGCACcgggcaggaggaaggagagaaagtgtgGGAAGCCGATTCCTTCTAAGAGGCAGGCTCTGTCCCTTCTTGGATGTGGCCCATGCAGTGAGGACCCGCAGCTGCCTCCGCAGCTGGCTCAGGCAGGTGGACGGGTGGCCAAAATCTGGAAAAGTCTGTCACTGACAAAGCATCTGACCCTGGATGCCACTGGGCCTTTTGGTCATTACTCAATCCATGGAGTCTCTGGGAGATGAACCTGTCCTCCCCCTGCTTCACTCTTCTGAGAAAAGCAGAGACATCACACTGCCTCATCCCAGAGGCTCTGAAAGGTCCGGACACAACTGGAGACAGGTGCCACAAATTGCAAaagaaatttgggggggggggcggagaagcaagagaaaaagaagaagggagaagcgggagaaagggaaagggagaggggctggTGAGCAAGTgaggacagatggatggacagatagacaCCTACTAGCTCTGGACACGTCTTCAAGACCAGTGATTGTATGTAAAGGATCCAAACCATGCCCCAGACTCTGTGTGCCCTGAATAACAGACACCTCCAGGGGCGCCACAACACAtggggaataaatgaatgatctcCCAAGGATACCACGGATGGCTTCATCCCCATCGTCATTTTTGTCATGGATGTTGTTGTTGCCGTAATCATCGAGGTGTAAATCCCACAGGGGACTCTCACCCATCGGAAGTGTGTGGTCAGATCAGCTTTGACAAATACGTCCGCGGGCCTGAGCCACACCGCTGTCATGgcacagaatatttccatcagcCCAGAAACTTCCCCCGGGCCTCCTTCTAGTCAATCCCTGCCCACAGGCCACCACTACTCTGCTTTCTTAAATCATCGATTAGATTTGCGTGTTCTTGAAAGTCAGAAAATGGAACCAGGCAGTGTGTATTTTTTTTGCTCCCTTTGTTCAGcaaaatgtttttgagattcatccacaaATTTCTTTTGCgggaagaaatttctttctttctttctttctttctttctttctttctttctttctttctttctgctgcgGAGTGGTATTCCCATCTGTGAATAAACCACAATTTGTTGTGGATTCCTAGGCTGTTTTCAGGTTTTGACTTTTGTGGCTCAAGCTGCTAGAAACAATTGCATACGTGGTATAGACATGTCTTCGTGTTTTTCTTGGCTAAACATCTGGGAGTGGGCCCGCTGGGTCctagggggtgtgtgtgtgggtaacTTTATAAGGAGCTGCCATGCTTGTTTTCCCAAGTGCCTTTTCCCTTGCACATGCCTGCCGGGAATGAGGAAAGAGGAACTGGCAGGGCATGTGGTTATGGGTTATGGAGTTGTTACCAGACTGTGGCATTGGTGCAAGCTGGGCAGGGAGACGCAGAAAACCATGGCGGGCTTTGCAAGGAACAGGTGCTAAAGCCCCATTAACAAAGGCAAGGtccccagatgtggggctcagctCAGCGCACAGCCAGGCAGATTTGGAAACGCTTCCCGAGAGATGCCCAGGACAGAGATGTCACCAGCCACTCGACCAGGGCAAGATCAGGCCTTTAGGAATCCCAACACTTGAGAAGATACGGAATAGGAAATTCAAAATAGGAACAAACTCTAAAACAAGGGAAAAGAGATTCAAGAGGATTCTCATTTTTGTCGTGATGAATttcttcagggttttgttttgttttgttgttttttgtgaaATGTTAAATACAAACCTTTCTTTCCCCACCAAGAGAAGCCTggttccctcccacctccccgcctcGTTACTCGTTTTGGGGTGTCCTTGGCTTAGCTGAGTAAATCCAGGCCCCATTTCCCTACAGTGATCACTGCAGGACAGTCTGAAATGCAACAGGGGTTGAATTCATGGGGCGCCAAACCCAAAAAGCTTGCCTCCTTGTTTTCATTGCAAAGGGAAGTAATTTTGGTTTCTGTCGATTCTATCCTAGGCTCTAACACTTCTGGGCCAAGTCTCAAGGGGACCTTCACACCTGCCCACCAATGGCCCACAGGTGGCTGGGGCTCACATTGCCAGTGTGTATCCTCAGCCG is from Mustela lutreola isolate mMusLut2 chromosome 7, mMusLut2.pri, whole genome shotgun sequence and encodes:
- the PRIMA1 gene encoding proline-rich membrane anchor 1 isoform X5; this translates as MLLRDLVLRRGCCWPSLLLHCALHPLWGFVQVTHGEPQKSCSKVTDSCQHICQCRPPPLLPPPPPPPPPPRLLSAPAPNSTSCPAEESWWSGLAIVIAVCCASLVFLTVLVIICYKAIKREHLCCREMTPIPTRPPAVSHPRTPGAPRAPFLLLWPSVHGTDLHLLPSICH